The genomic stretch ATCCTTTACCTTGATGTCCCTCCTCAGGAGATCGTCAAGCGCCGTCTCGATGATCCTGGCAGAGATCGCTCGCACGTCTCAATCAACCATGTGCAACGCTGGGTGGAAGCTGAGAAGCAAATGCTTCGCGACCTTTGTTATCGCAATAACATTCTTTTTTGTGCTGTGACTTCGAACGTGATACCCTAGGAGGTTGAGCGCCTGCTCTATGACTTCAACAAACATGACGAACAACACAACCTTTCCAAAGCCCTCAACACCCTTGACAGCATCCCTGCCATAAAGAGTGGTACTCTAGGAAGGATGATCGGGCTTGATGCCGACCGTACGTTGACCTCGCAAGACACTGGAGACCtgttttggaagaagatTTCTCAACTCCTGGAATATGCAGGGGGAGAACGGCCGAAGACACCTGCGCAGGTTGTATTCGAGAGTCCTCTGGGATACAGCTACGACGCTTTCCGGCAGGTGACTCTCCTTCATGAAGAAAGGCTTCGCGGTGATGAATATGATTCTGTTTGCAAGGACATTGCCTCGTCTGTGACTCTGGATGGGGAGTTTTTGAATTTTTTACACCTCATTGCTCAACAGGCGCACGTCGCTGCAGTGGTTGTGACTTGTGGCTTGGCTCAGATATGGAAATATGTGTTAGAGCTGGAAGGATAGCAAGAAAAGATCACCGTCATTGGGGGTGACCGGATTAGTTACGGTTTCGTTGTGACCGCTGAGGTCAAGGGGGCTTTGGCTGGTCATCTTAAGGACAAACACCATCTCGAATTCTGCGCCTTTGGAGATAGTCCTCTTGACCTGGAGATGCTATCGAGAGCCGACAAGGCTATTGTCGTTGTGGGAGATGAAGCGAGCAGGAGCGTATCAATGGAAACGgctttgaagaaagcaattgAGAACGATGGGTTGAAGGCGAAGCAATAACTTCGGCCCAGCAATGTATCACCTCGCCTAACCACAGAGGTACTCCCCATTGTCGAACTTATGGACCCTGATTTTATGGACTCCCTCGTGTCAGAATGCGGCAAGGCCACCAAGTTGAAGGTAATCAGCGCGGACAAGCTGAACCCAGAAGCCGTCAAAATTCTGATGACACCCATGAGAAATGCCAGCGTGCAAGGACTACATTTGAGGGAGGCACACAGTGACGGGGGTTGGTATCTAGCCAACACATTCTTGCCTGCGCTCATaagagttgaagaagccgcTATCCCTCACCCACAGGGACACAATACTACCGGCTACCAACTCTGGAGGGAGGACAAAGTTCTGATAGTAGCGTTAATGAGGGGAGGGGAGCCCATGGCATTCGGAGTCAACAGGGCATTTGAGCGTGCGATGTTTACGCACGCATATCAGGCCATTGATCTTCAACACGACCACCTCGAAGATAGGTTCGCTGTCATTCTCGTTGACTCG from Aspergillus oryzae RIB40 DNA, chromosome 1 encodes the following:
- a CDS encoding uncharacterized protein (predicted protein), whose product is MDPDFMDSLVSECGKATKLKVISADKLNPEAVKILMTPMRNASVQGLHLREAHSDGGWYLANTFLPALIRVEEAAIPHPQGHNTTGYQLWREDKVLIVALMRGGEPMAFGVNRAFERAMFTHAYQAIDLQHDHLEDRFAVILVDSVVNSGGTILDFMRHIRDLNKEVSVVVITGVMQARCVSGGRLTAALAKYDNLQFITLRISENKYKGTGASDTGNRLFNTLHLP
- a CDS encoding ATP-binding protein (predicted protein), whose amino-acid sequence is MALGEDHFMYFEGSDEIGHFMFWNEGKKSGPAVYTQSDLDTYTHILYLDVPPQEIVKRRLDDPGRDRSHVSINHVQRWVEAEKQMLRDLCYRNNILFCAVTSNVIP